The DNA sequence GATGACCCAGCGCTTGCCGTCGTGGAGAATGCACATGCCGTTCTTGAACTGCGCGGTGGTAACAGGCACTTCCGCACTCCTTCTTCAACGCGTCGTCCGCGTGTGCAGACGTCAGCTATAGCTCCAACAGATCCTTGGTCGACCGGGTCAGGACTCGTGCTCCAGACTCATCGACGACCACCAAGTCTTCGATTCTAACACCGCCGAACCCCGGCACATAGATGCCCGGCTCCACGGTCACAACAGACCCCAGCGGCACTCTGAGTTCGCTTCTGGGCCCGAGACCCGGCAGTTCGTGGATCTCGAGGCCCACGCCGTGACCGAGCCCGTGACCGAAGTACTCGCCGAATCCACGCTGCGCGATCACCTCGCGCGCTGCACGGTCGATCTCGCTGCCTGTGCGCTCCGGGCAAACCGCAGCAGTGCCCGCGGCGTTTGCGGTCAGGACCGCGTCGTAGATCTCGCGATGTCTATCGCTCGAGCTGCCGATCACGACCGTGCGGGTCATGTCCGCGCAGTAGCCG is a window from the Coriobacteriia bacterium genome containing:
- a CDS encoding M24 family metallopeptidase, translating into ERIDAAQQITDAAFDHLLAGVLRPGVSERDVALELEFFMRRAGSQGVAFDPIVASGPNAAKPHANPSERLLTEGDFVVLDFGARVGGYCADMTRTVVIGSSSDRHREIYDAVLTANAAGTAAVCPERTGSEIDRAAREVIAQRGFGEYFGHGLGHGVGLEIHELPGLGPRSELRVPLGSVVTVEPGIYVPGFGGVRIEDLVVVDESGARVLTRSTKDLLEL